A stretch of Malus sylvestris chromosome 11, drMalSylv7.2, whole genome shotgun sequence DNA encodes these proteins:
- the LOC126589329 gene encoding zinc finger protein CONSTANS-LIKE 13-like, whose translation MNGGTRNEESEATQKRVCDYCGTSMALLYCRADSAKLCFSCDREVHSTNQLFTKHTRSLLCDACDKSPASIFCTTEGSVLCQNCDWESHNHTSSSAAMAVHDRRPLEGFSGCPCLSELLAVVGFENMDKKALLLSDEGVGGGGGGSGFWGCRVGGVDGFSDLEEGFSDFPVWDTPSVVSLDDLIVNNPAYKFQAMGVPPLPKNRNAACGQHKEEILHQLRVLVKSEPNLFSEDVDVKSPKGFQSLASEQNAQPGRFFTGFEHDAEPTAFPAYGARESQCNDCGKAENHDSCPKTLLRSYLQDCGVVPDKHSYNDGSGSRFNEGYGGEMNSGASSAFPKVVPHCQNRETALSRYKEKKKTRRYEKHIRYESRKVRAESRTRIKGRFAKMDR comes from the exons ATGAATGGAGGGACGAGAAATGAAGAATCTGAAGCGACCCAGAAGCGCGTCTGTGATTACTGTGGGACTTCAATGGCGCTGCTGTACTGCAGAGCCGACTCAGCCAAGCTCTGCTTCTCCTGCGACCGTGAGGTCCACTCGACCAATCAGCTTTTCACAAAGCACACTCGCTCGCTGCTCTGCGACGCATGTGATAAATCCCCTGCCTCCATTTTTTGCACGACGGAGGGCTCTGTTCTGTGCCAGAACTGTGACTGGGAAAGCCATAATCATACGTCGTCGTCGGCTGCGATGGCGGTGCACGATAGGAGGCCGCTGGAGGGCTTTTCTGGGTGTCCTTGTTTGAGTGAGCTGCTTGCTGTTGTTGGGTTTGAGAATATGGATAAAAAAGCTCTGCTTTTGAGTGATGAGGGTGTTGGCGGCGGTGGCGGAGGTAGTGGGTTTTGGGGATGTAGGGTTGGTGGGGTTGATGGGTTTTCGGATTTGGAAGAAGGGTTTTCGGACTTTCCAGTTTGGGATACTCCCTCTGTTGTTAGTCTTGATGATTTGATTGTTAACAATCCGGCTTACAAATTTCAGGCCATGGGAGTTCCTCCTCTGCCTAAG AATCGCAATGCTGCGTGCGGTCAGCACAAGGAAGAGATACTTCATCAGCTTCGTGTGCTTGTCAAGTCGGAACCCAACTTGTTTAGTGAAGATGTGGACGTTAAATCCCCTAAGGGATTCCAATCCCTCGCGTCCGAACAAAATGCGCAACCAGGACGTTTCTTCACAGGTTTTGAACATGATGCAGAGCCAACTGCGTTTCCTGCTTATGGG GCCCGTGAATCGCAGTGTAATGATTGCGGCAAGGCAGAAAATCATGATTCGTGCCCGAAAACATTGCTAAGGAGCTACCTTCAGGACTGCGGTGTAGTTCCTGACAAACATTCGTACAATGATGGCAGTGGAAGTCGTTTTAATGAGGGTTATGGAGGGGAAATGAACTCTGGAGCCTCTTCAGCTTTTCCAAAAGTTGTTCCACATTGTCAAAACAGAGAGACCGCTCTCTCGCggtacaaggagaagaagaaaacaaggaG GTATGAGAAGCACATCAGATATGAATCGCGGAAGGTTCGAGCAGAAAGTAGGACGAGAATTAAAGGACGTTTCGCGAAGATGGACCGCTGA
- the LOC126589331 gene encoding membrane-anchored ubiquitin-fold protein 3-like isoform X1 — protein sequence MGQRGEHIALKFRIYDGTDIGINTYAPSMTVSSLKKRLLDVSITAAKTVTPKSVDEVKIIHGGKVLENSKTLADSRITTGNQTGEAVIMHAVVQPLVPKNKRTGKKQKDMQKMNSCSCTLL from the exons ATGGGGCAAAGAGGGGAGCATATAGCACTCAAGTTCCGGATTTACGACGGGACAGATATAGGAATCAATACTTATGCACCATCTATGACAGTATCATCTCTTAAGAAAAGGCTACTTG ATGTTTCGATCACTGCAGCAAAAACAGTAACACCGAAGTCAGTAGACGAAGTAAAAATCATACATGGTGGCAAAGTTTTAGAGAATAGCAAGACACTTGCTGATTCCAGAATAACCACCGGTAACCAGACCGGTGAGGCTGTGATCATGCATGCAGTAGTACAGCCTCTTgtacccaaaaacaaaaggacaG GAAAAAAACAGAAAGATATGCAAAAGATGAATTCATGCTCCTGCACCCTCCTTTAA
- the LOC126589331 gene encoding membrane-anchored ubiquitin-fold protein 3-like isoform X2 — protein sequence MGQRGEHIALKFRIYDGTDIGINTYAPSMTVSSLKKRLLAEWPHAKTVTPKSVDEVKIIHGGKVLENSKTLADSRITTGNQTGEAVIMHAVVQPLVPKNKRTGKKQKDMQKMNSCSCTLL from the exons ATGGGGCAAAGAGGGGAGCATATAGCACTCAAGTTCCGGATTTACGACGGGACAGATATAGGAATCAATACTTATGCACCATCTATGACAGTATCATCTCTTAAGAAAAGGCTACTTGCTGAGTGGCCTCATG CAAAAACAGTAACACCGAAGTCAGTAGACGAAGTAAAAATCATACATGGTGGCAAAGTTTTAGAGAATAGCAAGACACTTGCTGATTCCAGAATAACCACCGGTAACCAGACCGGTGAGGCTGTGATCATGCATGCAGTAGTACAGCCTCTTgtacccaaaaacaaaaggacaG GAAAAAAACAGAAAGATATGCAAAAGATGAATTCATGCTCCTGCACCCTCCTTTAA
- the LOC126589334 gene encoding monothiol glutaredoxin-S11-like: MDKVMRLASENGVVIFSKSSCCLCYAVNILFQEIGVSPVVHEIDQDPEGREMEKALTRLGCTAPVPAVFIGGNLIGSTNEVMSLHLKGQLIPQLKPYQQQT; encoded by the coding sequence ATGGACAAAGTAATGAGGTTGGCATCCGAGAATGGTGTGGTGATTTTTAGCAAGAGCTCATGTTGCCTCTGTTATGCAGTCAACATTCTATTCCAAGAGATTGGGGTGAGTCCTGTGGTTCATGAGATTGACCAAGATCCCGAAGGCCGGGAAATGGAGAAGGCTCTTACAAGGCTGGGGTGTACTGCGCCTGTGCCCGCAGTGTTCATAGGTGGAAACCTCATTGGATCGACCAACGAAGTCATGTCCCTCCACCTAAAAGGCCAGCTGATCCCACAGCTGAAACCTTACCAGCAGCAGACTTAA
- the LOC126589333 gene encoding glutaredoxin-C11-like, whose translation MESVRELASEKAAVIFTKSSCCICHSVKTLFYELGASPAIHELDRYANGRDMEWALRNLGCNPALPAVFIGGKYVGSSKDIISYHVDGSLKQMLKDAQAIWF comes from the coding sequence ATGGAGAGTGTGAGAGAGTTGGCTTCAGAGAAGGCTGCTGTGATCTTCACAAAGAGCTCCTGCTGCATATGCCACAGCGTGAAGACGCTTTTCTACGAGCTCGGAGCAAGCCCGGCGATTCACGAGCTAGACCGATACGCCAATGGGAGGGACATGGAGTGGGCACTGAGAAACCTCGGCTGCAACCCTGCTCTTCCTGCTGTGTTCATAGGCGGGAAATATGTCGGCTCGTCGAAAGATATCATATCCTACCATGTCGATGGATCTCTAAAACAAATGCTCAAAGATGCACAAGCCATCTGGTTCTAG
- the LOC126589332 gene encoding glutaredoxin-C11-like, whose protein sequence is MESVRQLASEKAAVIFTKSSCCICHSVKTLFYELGASPAIHELDRYTNGRDMEWALRNLGCNPALPAVFIGGKYVGSSKDIISYHVDGSLKQMLKDAKAIWF, encoded by the coding sequence ATGGAGAGTGTGAGACAGTTGGCTTCAGAGAAGGCCGCTGTGATCTTCACAAAGAGCTCCTGCTGCATATGCCACAGCGTGAAGACGCTTTTCTACGAGCTCGGAGCAAGCCCGGCGATTCATGAGCTCGACCGGTACACCAATGGGAGGGACATGGAGTGGGCATTGAGGAACCTCGGCTGCAATCCTGCTCTCCCTGCTGTGTTCATAGGTGGGAAATATGTCGGCTCGTCGAAAGATATCATATCCTACCATGTCGATGGATCTCTAAAACAAATGCTCAAAGATGCAAAAGCCATCTGGTTCTAG